AGCCCACCGGATGCACCGCGCGCCACGATCCGTCGCAGTTGGGCCCCCGCCGCGCGTCCGCGGCGACGCGGATCTGGTTGCCGATCCGGAGCCAGCCGACGATCGGCGACTCTCCGCTCGCCTCGGCGTGCACGGTCTTGAGGATGTCGGTGATCGCGCCGTGCTCCGGGAAGTCCGCGTCGAGCCGCGCCTGCGCGCGCTCCTCTTCGCTGGCCGTCGTGGGCAAGGCGGCCACGGCGCGGTCCCCCGCCGTCTCGGGCGCGGGCTCGGCCGCCGCTTCGGGCTCGCTGCCGCAGGAGCAGCCGACGAGCCACAGACCGATGAGGAGCCAGGGACGCATGGCCCGACGGAGTATCAGCCTGGTCGCGGCCCGCAAGGCGGGCATACTCGGCCCCGTGAAGCGCGGCGTGTGGATGATGTTGTGGCTCTGCGCATGCAGCGGCGGCGTGCAGAGCGGCGGCGCCCCGCGGAGGCTCGCCGCGGAAGCGGAAGCGGCAGCGGAAGCGGAAGCGGAAGCGGAAGCGGAAGCGGACGCGGAAGCGGCAGCCGAGGCGGAGGCGGAAGCGGACGCGGCAGCGGAAGCGGCAGCGGAGACGGAAGCCGACGGCGAGGTCATCATCGGCGCCTCGGGGGATGTGCTGGTCCACCTCAAGGTCATCGAGAGCGCCGCCCAGAACGGCGGCTTCGAGCACGTCTTCGCGGGGCTTCGTGAGCTGACCGCGCAGGACACCCTCGCCTTCGCCAACCTCGAGACCCCGCTCTCGATGCGGGTCCCTCCCGTGACCGGCGACCCGCCCATCCTCGGCGCGCCGGCCGAGGTCGCGACCGCGCTCGCGAGCGCCGGGCTCGACGTCCTGAGCGTCGCCAACAACCACGCGTTCGATCAGATGTCGGCCGGCCTGACCGACACCCTCGGCGCGCTCGAGGGCGCGGGGCTCACCGCGGTCGGCGCCGACATGGAGGCCGCCACGGCCGCGGGCCCGGTCATCGTCGAGCGCAACGGCATGCGCATCGCCTTCCTCGCCTTCACCGAGCGGCTCAACCGCGGGCCCGTCGCGAACGGCCGCTACGACCAGCCCGCCCTCTTCGTGCCCGACGACGCCTGCGCCAAGGTCGCCGCCGCTCGTGAGCTCGCCGACCTGGTCGTCGTCTCGGTGCACTGGAGCTTCGACTTCGCCGAGGGCCCGTTCCGCGGCCAGCGACGGCACGCCCACGCCCTGGTCGAGCACGGCGCCGACCTCGTGCTCGGGCACGGGCCGCACATCCTGCAGCGCATCGAGCGGCTCGAGTCCCCGCGCGGCGACGCGGTCATCGCCTACTCCCTGGGCAACCTCGTGAGCAACCAGGGCTTGCGATACTTCATCGGACGGCGGCGCCTCCCCGACACGCTCCACCCCGCGGTGATCCTGCCCACCACCCGCGACGGCGTCTGGCTCCGCACCGGCTTCACGCGAGACGGCGACCGCCTGCGGCTGACCACCTTCGAGGCGATCCCGCTCTGGACCGAGAACAACTTCCTCCAGTGGGCCCAGGGCCAGGCGCCGACCCTCGACATTCGCGTCCGCCCCCTGCGCGCCTTCTCGGAGCGCACCCGCGCCGAGCGCATCGCGCCGATCACCGAGGCGCTCGGAGACGCCGTCCGCGTCTTTCCGTGAGACCGATTTCAGACCACGCGCGGCGGGGCGGCGACGTGGGAGAGCTCGGCGCCGCGGCGGAGGACGAAGAAGCTCGGGGTCGAGAACGTGGTGAGGCCGAGGTCGAGGTAGGACCAGCCGAGGAGGAGCGCGCTCGAGCCGGGGTTGACGGCCACGATCGGGTCGCGGACGCGCGCGCTGGGGTCGGTGCGCGGGTTGCCCCCCTTGCCGTAGTCGAGGAGCAGGCCGCGGCCGTAGGGGCGGGGCATGCGGTAGCCCTCGGGCGAGACGACGCGGTAGTGCCCGTAGGTGACGGGGCGGCCGTCCTTCTGGGTCAGGACCCAGGGCTGGTCCAGCGGGCTCTGCTCGACCTTGCAGTTCCAGCCGCGGAGCTGCCCGCCGTGCTCGCGGTGGAAGACCTTGCAGAACTTCGTCCAGGTGAGCTTCTCGATCAGGGTCGGGAGGTTGAGGCTCACGCCGTCGAACTCGCGCTCCTCCAAAGCTCCTTCGTCGATCGGGTGTCCCTCGCGCATGAGGCGATCGAGCGCGTCCCCGTCCAGCTGGACGACGTCTTCGAGGGTCAGGGGCATGGGCAGCCTGATACCGTGGGGAACGTCCCGGAGCCAAGCGGCGTATGCTCGGGTGGCTGGAGGTGTGTGTCGATGAAGGCTCTCTCGCTCGGATTGCTCGTGCTCGCGTTGCTCGGCTGTGGAGAACGGGAGGAGGCAGAGAGCGCGGCGAGCCCGCCGCAGGCCGTGGCCCCGGTGGAGGTGAGCGCCGAAGAGGGGACGGCCACAGAGGGGGCGGCCGCGGAGGGGACCTCGGAGGAAGACCCGGAGGCGCTCCG
This window of the Sandaracinaceae bacterium genome carries:
- a CDS encoding CapA family protein, which gives rise to MARRSISLVAARKAGILGPVKRGVWMMLWLCACSGGVQSGGAPRRLAAEAEAAAEAEAEAEAEADAEAAAEAEAEADAAAEAAAETEADGEVIIGASGDVLVHLKVIESAAQNGGFEHVFAGLRELTAQDTLAFANLETPLSMRVPPVTGDPPILGAPAEVATALASAGLDVLSVANNHAFDQMSAGLTDTLGALEGAGLTAVGADMEAATAAGPVIVERNGMRIAFLAFTERLNRGPVANGRYDQPALFVPDDACAKVAAARELADLVVVSVHWSFDFAEGPFRGQRRHAHALVEHGADLVLGHGPHILQRIERLESPRGDAVIAYSLGNLVSNQGLRYFIGRRRLPDTLHPAVILPTTRDGVWLRTGFTRDGDRLRLTTFEAIPLWTENNFLQWAQGQAPTLDIRVRPLRAFSERTRAERIAPITEALGDAVRVFP